A section of the Laspinema palackyanum D2c genome encodes:
- a CDS encoding ribbon-helix-helix domain-containing protein, whose translation MSRPSKKAEAKSSKSGRAQVNVRTTPQLLAQIDQARQDRSRSEFIVQAIEAYLGIEPPSPQTTASLQSLVDAAVAQAIHSVTRTLEERLKALEIRLSSRNVDKNVDAPLDGGDGEVDSVAPVDVDLPVDSPVDLVDAPVDEVARVGVDAPVDAPVDSGDDALDDAVNGEELATSGDSGLAEVTGGDRNGSPESEDGVEAAGDSGDDAVEGEVQATSGELGLEEVAGGDRHASPESELGVEAAGDSVDGEELATSGELGLEKATVRDRSRSPESELGVDQSLDFTTQGLSGRELASRLSVSPSSITTNRKKKGTNAFAKWTSQQDPEAIAWSYQKERYYPVESKG comes from the coding sequence ATGAGCCGACCCTCCAAAAAAGCCGAGGCGAAATCATCCAAATCGGGACGCGCCCAGGTGAATGTCCGGACCACTCCCCAACTGTTGGCCCAGATTGATCAGGCCCGGCAGGATAGGAGTCGCAGCGAATTTATCGTCCAAGCGATTGAGGCGTACCTGGGAATAGAACCGCCATCCCCTCAGACGACGGCCTCCCTTCAATCCCTTGTAGACGCTGCGGTTGCTCAGGCGATACATTCGGTGACTCGCACCCTAGAGGAACGGTTGAAAGCATTGGAAATCAGGCTGTCTTCTCGTAATGTAGATAAAAATGTAGACGCACCGCTAGACGGGGGAGACGGGGAGGTAGACTCGGTTGCCCCGGTGGATGTAGACCTACCAGTAGACTCGCCAGTAGACTTGGTTGATGCGCCGGTAGATGAGGTTGCCCGGGTGGGTGTAGACGCACCAGTAGACGCGCCGGTAGACTCGGGTGATGATGCGCTTGATGATGCGGTTAATGGGGAGGAATTGGCAACCTCGGGAGACTCGGGGTTAGCGGAAGTAACCGGGGGCGATCGCAACGGCTCCCCAGAATCTGAGGATGGAGTAGAGGCTGCGGGAGACTCCGGGGATGATGCGGTTGAGGGCGAGGTTCAGGCAACCTCGGGAGAGTTGGGGTTAGAGGAAGTAGCCGGGGGCGATCGCCACGCTTCCCCAGAATCTGAGCTTGGAGTAGAGGCGGCGGGAGACTCGGTTGATGGGGAGGAATTGGCAACCTCGGGAGAGTTGGGGTTAGAGAAAGCAACCGTTCGAGATCGCAGCCGGTCCCCAGAATCTGAGCTCGGAGTAGACCAATCGTTGGACTTCACTACTCAAGGACTCAGTGGCCGGGAGTTGGCCTCAAGGCTGTCGGTCAGCCCATCGAGCATCACCACCAACCGCAAGAAAAAAGGCACGAACGCCTTTGCCAAATGGACCAGCCAACAGGACCCGGAAGCGATCGCCTGGAGCTATCAAAAAGAGCGCTACTATCCCGTTGAGTCGAAGGGTTAG